TACTTGCGCCGAACTCTTGATGAATTGATGCAGGAAGTGAACGATCGATTCGCGGAACACAATCTTGCGATGCACACGTCTACCATGCCGGGCCGTGCGCAGAACTATCTCCAGGATCTTATCGAAGACGTAACACGTCCGCTCAATCCGATCACGATGAAACAGGCCGAATCTGTTCTTCGCAAGGTGCAGTCGCTCGAACCTCCGGGTATTGCCTCTCGCAGTGTACAGGAATGTTTGCTTGCGCAGCTACGTGCCGTTGAGAAGCCGAATGCGGCGCAGAAGCTTGCCATCCTTATCCTGACAAAGACCTACGAGGCCTTTGCGATGAAGCACTATCACATCATCGAACGTCAGCTCGATGTAACGGAGGACTACCTTCGTGAAGCGATCGATGTGATACGTCACCTCACACCTCGTCCGGGTGGCGGCACGATCGGTCCGGAAGTGAACACCGTTACGCCCGACTTCACGGTTGAACCAACCGAAGACGGGTCGGACTTCCTCATCACGGTGAACGATTCCCGCCTTCCAACTCTTCGTGTGAGCAATGCCTATGAAAAGCTCAAGAAGGAAGCGCGATTCCACAAGTTCAACAAGGAGACTCGTGAGTGGCTGAGGAAGAAGTATGAAGACGCCAAGTTCCTCATGCAGGCCATCCGTCAGCGCAAGAGTACGATGCTTCGAGTGATGACGGCCATCATCGGTCTGCAAAAGGAGTTCTTCCAATACGGTCCGGAGCACTTGAAGCCCCTTATCTATCGCGATGTCTCTGAGATCACGGGGCTCGATATCTCCACGATCTGTCGGATCGTGAATGGGAAATACGTGCTGACCACCTTTGGAACGTTCGAACTGAAGTACTTCTTCAGCGAGGCGCTTCTCAGTGATGATGGCGAAGAGATCTCCACACGCGTCATCAAGCAAAAGATCAAGGAGCTCATTGAGGCGGAATCCAAGAGCAAACCATTGAGTGACGATAAGCTTGGCAAGGACCTCAAGAAACTGGGGTATAACGTGGCGCGCAGAACAGTTGCGAAGTATCGCGAGCAGCTCCGTATTCCCGTGGCCCGATTGCGAAGAGAACTCTAGGACGCGATACCCGTTCCGGCACGCGTCACGTTCTATCTGATAATCACCACAAGGGGGCATGAAGCCCCTTTCGTCGTTTTCGACCCCTCTTTTGCCTTGGTTGCTCACCGATTCGGAGGAGCGTAACATCTACCAGTGGCTTGTAATCGCCACTATGACAGTAGATGGCAGAGTGGGTGGCGTACCCTCGCAGATACTTCGTGAATCGGAATCTGCGCCAATGAAATCTGCCATGCGTCCCACGCTCTACCGTCTTCAGGCCATCCTGATGCGGCTGTCGCGTGGCGAACGGGTAACGGCGAATCTTATGGCGAAGGACCTGGAAGTAAGCGAACGTACCGTTGCGCGTGACCTGGACTACTTGATCAACACCTTGCACGTCCCGATGTCGTACCACTATGGTCGCAAGTCGTATGTATTGGATGGCCCCTTGCCATCCCTTCTTGCACCGCCGGATAAACTGCCGGAGGGGTAGAGTTCAGCCCTGTTTCGGGACGAATAACTTCATGGAAATGTCGAGAGCGGTGGCGCTGTGTGTAATCGCGCCCACGCTAATGTAATCCACTCCTGCCTCTGCATAGTCGCGGATGTTGTCGTACGTTATCCCACCCGATGCTTCGGTCTCAAGTCGACCATCAACGATGCGAACTCCCTCAGCAACCTCATCCGGCGTGAAGTTGTCGAACATCACCCGATGAACTCCCTTGCACTGGAGGATCTCCAAGACATCATCGAGCGAACGTGCTTCAACCTCCACCTTCATCATCGGTCTGTCCCGCAGGTCCGCAACGATGGTATCAACGGCCTCACGAATACCACCACACGCTGTGATGTGGTTGTCCTTGATCATCACCATGTCATAGAGACCTAGCCGATGATTGAATGCGCCGCCGATCGTTGTGGCGTATTTATCAAGCAATCGCCATCCAGGGATGGTCTTTCGTGTATCAAGAACACGTGCCTTTGTGCCGGCGATCCGGTCAACATACTGTCGGGACTTCGTAGCAACACCGCTCATGCGTTGGATGAAGTTCAGAGCTGTGCGCTCGCCTGCCAACAAGGCATGTGCCGGGCCTTCCACGAGAGCGATCACCGTACCGTTCTTGATACGGTCACCCTCATTCACCTTTAGCTCGATATCCACGTCCGACGAGAATTCCCGGAAGACAAGCGGCAACATCGGAAGTCCGCACACCACTCCATCCTGCTTCATCAAAAACCGCGCAGCGGCGGTAGCATCACGCGGAATGCTCAGGTCACTCGTGATATCTCCCGTCCCCAGATCCTCGCGGATCGCAAACTGAATGAGACGGATGAGGGAGGAGTCGAGGGGGAGCATGTTAATCTGCTAATGTGCTAATGTGCTAATGTGCTAATCAACAATATTAGCACATTAGCACATTAGCACATTAGCACATCAGCGAAATCGAACGTGTCATTTCTGCAGGATCAGCATTTGTGTCTCGTCGATGTATGGTCCAGTGAGTCGACAGTAGAAAGTCCCCGAGCTTTGTGAGGTGAGGTCTATGGACACAGACGTAGCAACGTCTCGTTGAACAAGTTCTTTGTGTTGTATGAGCACAATTTCACCGATTGCATTGTATATGACAAGACTAACGGTTCCTTTCACAGGAACAATAAACTCAATATCAGCGATACCAGTTGTGGGATTCGGAGAAATGGATGTAATGCCTAACAAAGGAGCTTCAGTTGAATTGGAATCGATGGGAGGGGGCAAATTCTTTGTCACTCCCAACTCTCCATCTCCGTTGATGAGTTTGAGATACAAACCTTCTCCGTTCAAATCTCGCACATCACTATACAACACTATAGCACCATGATCTCCATCAGAGATGATTCTTAGTGCATAGTTGGGTCCAATTTGTTGGAGACTCGCGAAGAACACTCCTTCTTCAGCCCAGAGAGGAGAACTTTGTGAGTTGAACCGCTGCGCACGAATTCTGAGATCCGAATAGGGGCCCTCCAACCAAAATGCAATCACTCCAGCGTTCCGGTCCGAAACAACATAGTATCCCAAAAAACCAATAGAATCAGTTTGTACTTTGACTGGTTCAGCCCAAACTCTTGTGCCATCTTTTCCATACAAATCAAGAACGAGATCGTAAATGTTCTCCGAGTAACTTCGAGTGTACCCAGCCACAAACAATTGACCAGTGCTGCTCACGGTGAGAGCTGAGAGTTCGCTATACTTGGTGGTATCAGAGATTAGCTTACCATTCTTTTCGAGCGAAAGCATACCGGCTGAATCAACGTGTTGCAAGAAAATAGCCGGTTTGCGATATCTACTATCAAGAAATGCAAAATATGCTCCAGAGGATCCATCACTCGTCATGCCTAACACGCGCTGCCCAACACTGTTCACCAGAAAACCAACGTCAAGATCACAAATAGTTGCACCTTTTGAACCCCATCGGACTTGACCTGTACTATCAACACGCTGCGAATAAAACGCGTAGTCCTGGTTGGGCATTTGCTCCGCCCAGCAAAATATCAGGCCGCCTTGATTATCGCTAACAACTCCAAACACTAGTGGATACATCTGCATACCTCTATATATGTCAACACCGCCTTGTGTCCACAGATTTCTCCCACTTGAATTGATACGTTGGGTATGTAAGGCATAGCGTTGATTTTCAAGCTCATTCCAGAGTAAGATCGTACCGCCATTGCCATCCGAGACGGCACTAACAATTGTCCGATTTGCTGCTGACTCAAAGACGGGGATTCCATTGCTTGCCAGCATGGGCACACCACTCTTGTCCAACCGTTGCATGTATATATCTGGCTCTCCTGAGCGATAGTCAGACCAATAGATGGTGACCCCACCAACCGCATCAGGCACAATCGCACCAATCAGCTGATTTTCGGCTTCAACACACACATCCACACCATTGGTCTTCCAAAGGACTACACCTTTAGGATCAACACACTGGGCTTGTACGTCGCGGTTGACTGCAGAACTCTGAGACCAACCAATAACAACACTTCCATTGCTAGTTTTTGTGAGAATGTGCTGATGTCCATACCCGCCTACGTCCGTAATGGTAGTACCCCTCCATGGATTCATGGACCACTGCGCATGCGCACTAGTCACATCAAGTATGAGGATCAACACGATGAGATAAGGGCGGACCATCACTATTTCTAATTCTACTGGAGGGTGTCAGAAAACGTAAACTGAATGTACAGCAGGTTAATGCTGAACAATGAACATCTTGCTCTCATTGATGTATGGTCCGGTGAGTCGACAAAAGAAAGCTCCTGAACTTTGAGCAGAGAGATCAATTGATATCGTAGTGGCAATATCTCGCTGAACAAATTCTTGAAATGGTACAGCAACAACTTCGCCGATAGCATTGTAAACAGTAACAGTAACTGTCCCTCTTACTGGCACAACGAACTCTAGGTCTAAGATTCCGGTAGACGGGTTAGGGGAAATGGATCGGATGCCTACGATAGGAGACTCCATCGAATCAGAATCGACGGGAGTAGGCGGTGGATTCTTCGGAACTCCCAAAACTCCATCTTCGTTTATATGCTGAATGCGCAGTTCTTTTTTTTGGCTGCCTGGCACATCAACGTACGCCATAACAGCCCCATGCGATCCATCAGAGATAATCTGAGGTAAAAAGAAGAAGTACAAGGGATTCTGTTGAATAGCAGCGAAGAATCTTCCTTCTTCCTCCCAGCGCCTAGAACCATCTGAATTGAATCTCTGAGAATAAACCTTAGCCTGGCCGTCTTGTACTTGCAACCAAAATGCTATTACTCCTCCACTATCGTCAGATACATACCTGACATAGCTTGTTGCTGTCGACACAGGAGGCAAAATGACAGGTTCTGGCCAGAGGCCGGAACCATCTTTTCCAAACAACTGAAGAACACTTTGGATTTTTGAATCAACAGCATTAGGCTGAAACCACCATGACAGGAATACTTGTCCTCTGCCATTTGCTACTACGTCTGTTAGAGTACATAAAAGATTTGTATCTGAGATCAGCCTGCCGTAATTCCCCAACGTGATTGTGCCAGATGAATCAACATGCTGCAGATAGATCCTCCTTCGCCCTTTCCTAACTTCTTGAAATGCAAAGTATGCCCCATAAGTTTCATCTTTTGCCATTTCCACGAGTTGAAATTCGTTAGTACCCTCAACAATTCCGACGTCAAGATTGCTAACAGTTACACTACTGGAGTCCCATCGAATTCGTCCGATGCTGTCAATCCGCTGCGCATAGAACTTGTGGTAGCGGTTCGGAACTGCTTCCCTCCAACAAACTATCAAGCCACCACTTCCATCATCAACCATGCCAGTCACTGCAGCCTGACTCAACACATCTCGTACTGCGATAACACTTGATTGCGCCCATAGAACCCTCCCGTCGGCATTAAGATGTTGCGCTCGGATTGTGCGTAGAGTTCTTGTATACTCTTGCCAAACAATCATTGTGCCACCAGCTCCGTCGGGAATAGCACGAAGATAGTCCCTATGTGCTGCGGAGTCGAAAACAGGAATTCCATTCTTTACAAAGTGAGGCAGCCCATACTTATCCAAACGTTGCATGTAAATGTCAGACACTCCTGTTCGAGTATCACTCCAGAAAATAAAGGCACCCTCAATGGTATCAGGAATGACGGCACTTGGGACGTTGTTTGACTTCAGAACGCATACCTCAACACCATTGATCTTCCACAAGGCTACACCATTGCGATCAACCCCTTGTGCGTAGATGTCGTAACCATTAGAATTATCCTTGGACCATGCCACAAGGATGCTACCACCCACGAGGTTTGCAAGGATCTGATTGCTCTGGTTAATGCCAGTGTTAGATATAATCGTACTCTTCCATGGATCCGTTGACCACTGTGCATGTATAACCACCACATCAAGGATGAGGATGAGGATCAATACAAGAAGGGATAAACGAGCAGGCACTATTACTAGCTCGGCAAAAGTGGGTCAACAAACGTAAACATACCACCATCGAAGAGACCCTTATCACTCAACTTTAGTTGAGGAATCACGAGAAGGGCCATAAAAGATATCGTCATGAAGGGGGCGCGGAGTTGGGAGCCAAGTGCTTTGGCTCGTGAATCAAGCGCTGCGTAGGTGCGGGCAACGTCATAACCGTCGAGATTGGACATAAGGCCGGCTACGGGGAGTGGGAGAAGATCGGTCTTGCCGTCCGCCGTTACACATACACCGCCGCGTGACGCAATGATGGCGTTAACGGCGTCAACGATCTCGACATCGGAACAGCCAACGGCCACGATGTTATGCGAGTCATGTGCCACGCTGCTGGCGATGGCTCCGGAAGTGAGCCCGATGTTCTTGATATAGGCAATGGCAGGGGGCGCATTGGTATAGCGATTCACAACCACGATCTTCAGAACATCGTTCGAAGGAAGAACGTGGTGCTCTTCGGAGGTTACGAGTTGACCGTCATGTGCTACAATCACCCGAACCTCCTTACCGAGATGATCTGTGGCGATCTGATCGGCAGTGATGGGATCACATGAAAACTGATTGATGATACGTTCTTCTACATGATCAATGGCAGTGGTTCCATGTTCGGCAACACATCGCCCCTTGACCCATGTTTGATGAACAGAGAATGCTGTGAGATCCTCCACAACGATGAGATCGGCGGAATCTCCAACACGCAGTAGTCCAACAGGGAGTCCGTAGTGTTCAACAGGATGAACACAGGCAGCGCGCAAGACATCGTAGATGTCATACCCAAGCGCTACGGAGCGGGCAACGAGCAAGTTGATGTGTCCAAGTACCAATGAGTCGGGATGCATATCATCAGAACAGAACATCACTCTCTCCGGATGGAGTTTGATGATCGGATGTAAAGCATCAAAGTTGCGAGCCGCACTTCCCTCACGGATGAGGATCTTCATTCCTGCTGCCACCTTATCAATGGCTTCTTCCAGGGTAAAGCACTCGTGGTCGGTGGAGATGCCATGCGCAGCATAGGCTGCTGCTTGTTCGCCGCGGAGTCCGGGGGCGTGACCATCGATCACCCTTCCACATTCCCGCGCAACAGCAAGCTTCTCCATTACAACCGGGTGGTTGTATAAAACCCCCGGCCAGTTCATCATCTCGCTCAGGTACCGAACGCGCTCATCCTTGAACAACTCACGGATGTCCGACGCTGTGATCTCTGCACCTGCCGTCTCAAATGTTGTTGCAGGCACGCAGGAAGGGGCTCCAAATGCAAACGTGAAAGGAACACGCGCCCCATTCTCGAGCATATACCGGACACCCTCTACACCACACACGTTTCCGATCTCGTGCGGATCGCTTACAGTGGCAACCGTCCCATGAACAACGGCGAGTCGAGCGAATTCGCTGGGAATGAGCATGCTCGACTCCACATGCACATGTGCGTCAACAAACCCGGGCATAATGTATCGATCGGTGCGCGCAGACGGATCCTCACGGATCGCTGTGATCACACCATCAATGAATTCAACCACACCTGGATATGTCTTTCTCTGATGGAGATCTACGATCAACCCATCGATGGCAATTTGAATGGCCACGTTCTGTTTCTCCGTGCGAGTGCGAGATACACAACAATACCAACAACGGGTGCAGCAAGTCCTAGTTGTTGTTGAAGGGGCTTGGCACTGGAGAAGATCCAGATCCAGCCCACGATGGTAAGGAGGACCGGGACAGGGTAGAGCCACATCTTCCATGGCATTGCCCCCGCACCAAGTCGCTTACGCAACACGATGAGTCCAACGGCCTGAGCCACGAACTGTGTAAAGACCCGCATGGTGATGATCGACTTTATCGCATCACCCAATTCAAGCGTCATCGTAAAGATCACAGCAACACCGCCAAGCACCAACAGGGAGATGTGCGGGAAGTTCTTCGTTGGGTGTTCACGACCAAAGACACGGAAGAAGAGTCCGTCCTTTGCCGCTGCATACGGTATCCGTGTGTAACCGAGGATCACACTGAACAACGAGGCTACGGCTACGATCAGAACGAGTGCCGTAACGATCTGAGCGGCCACCGGACCCTGCACAGTATTGATGAGCGTACTCACAACGAATGGTGACGCAGCCACATCAGCAACGGGAAGCACCGCATAGATCGCCGTTTGCATTGCGAGATAGAGCACTCCGATTCCGAGGATCGAAACGAACATGCTTCTCGGGATCACACGTTCCGGATCTCGGACTTCTGCTCCGAGGTGACACACATTGTAATAGCCGAGGTAGGAGTAGATCGTTGGGATCGTTGCGATGCCCAGAGCAGCCCAGATGGCATTGTTCCCGACAGCCCCCTCCACAAGATCTCCACTCATGATCTGATCGAAGCTGCCGTAGATCATGCCCGTGCCGATGATCCAGAGGAGGGCAGCGATGACGCAGGCCCAGAGGACGACCGAGATGCGTCCCACATCGCCGATCCGACGGTACAACAGCGCAACGAGCAACACGATAAGCGCAACACCAATGAGTTTCCCCGTGAGCGGATCGAGCGGTCCGGTGAGGAACGTGATGTACTTGGCGAATCCCAGTGCGCCCGACGTTACAACGAGTGGTGCTTGGAAGGATGTTTGCCACACGAACAAAAACGCCATGAGTCTACCCCATGAGTCCTTGCCATACGTTTCGCGGAGAAAGGCATAGGAGCCCCCTGCTTCCGGCATCTTGGCACCGAGTTCACTCCATACCGATGCATCGACCAAGGCAAGAGACATACCAACACACCAGGCCAAGAGGGCCATCGGCGCTGATCCCATCGTAGCGGCAACGAGAGCCGTTGTGACGAACGGTCCGATACCAACCATATCGATCATGTTGATCGCCGTGGCTTGCAAGAAGGACAGTTCGCGTTTAAGCATCGAGGTTACTTCTTGGTTGCGTCGGCAGACCAGAGGAGCTTATCGCGCAACAGATCGTAGTACGTACTGTCGGCC
This region of Ignavibacteria bacterium genomic DNA includes:
- the rpoN gene encoding RNA polymerase factor sigma-54, whose product is MKLGLNLQTALQQSLTPQQIQYLKMLQLPLLQLEQHVRAELENNPMLEESPEYEPQAAGEDRVTGDTEGPAESTAYDAPVPGTESLGPEKRTESIDAATEFDPKDAFEFYKLIWGEDPTSGSSSDTRMGEDDDDEPVFQFREVQTLEDDLLEQMKYLQVSLEDRLFGEYIIGNVDDDGYLRRTLDELMQEVNDRFAEHNLAMHTSTMPGRAQNYLQDLIEDVTRPLNPITMKQAESVLRKVQSLEPPGIASRSVQECLLAQLRAVEKPNAAQKLAILILTKTYEAFAMKHYHIIERQLDVTEDYLREAIDVIRHLTPRPGGGTIGPEVNTVTPDFTVEPTEDGSDFLITVNDSRLPTLRVSNAYEKLKKEARFHKFNKETREWLRKKYEDAKFLMQAIRQRKSTMLRVMTAIIGLQKEFFQYGPEHLKPLIYRDVSEITGLDISTICRIVNGKYVLTTFGTFELKYFFSEALLSDDGEEISTRVIKQKIKELIEAESKSKPLSDDKLGKDLKKLGYNVARRTVAKYREQLRIPVARLRREL
- a CDS encoding HTH domain-containing protein; amino-acid sequence: MRPTLYRLQAILMRLSRGERVTANLMAKDLEVSERTVARDLDYLINTLHVPMSYHYGRKSYVLDGPLPSLLAPPDKLPEG
- the nadC gene encoding carboxylating nicotinate-nucleotide diphosphorylase; this encodes MLPLDSSLIRLIQFAIREDLGTGDITSDLSIPRDATAAARFLMKQDGVVCGLPMLPLVFREFSSDVDIELKVNEGDRIKNGTVIALVEGPAHALLAGERTALNFIQRMSGVATKSRQYVDRIAGTKARVLDTRKTIPGWRLLDKYATTIGGAFNHRLGLYDMVMIKDNHITACGGIREAVDTIVADLRDRPMMKVEVEARSLDDVLEILQCKGVHRVMFDNFTPDEVAEGVRIVDGRLETEASGGITYDNIRDYAEAGVDYISVGAITHSATALDISMKLFVPKQG
- a CDS encoding T9SS type A sorting domain-containing protein — its product is MLILILDVTSAHAQWSMNPWRGTTITDVGGYGHQHILTKTSNGSVVIGWSQSSAVNRDVQAQCVDPKGVVLWKTNGVDVCVEAENQLIGAIVPDAVGGVTIYWSDYRSGEPDIYMQRLDKSGVPMLASNGIPVFESAANRTIVSAVSDGNGGTILLWNELENQRYALHTQRINSSGRNLWTQGGVDIYRGMQMYPLVFGVVSDNQGGLIFCWAEQMPNQDYAFYSQRVDSTGQVRWGSKGATICDLDVGFLVNSVGQRVLGMTSDGSSGAYFAFLDSRYRKPAIFLQHVDSAGMLSLEKNGKLISDTTKYSELSALTVSSTGQLFVAGYTRSYSENIYDLVLDLYGKDGTRVWAEPVKVQTDSIGFLGYYVVSDRNAGVIAFWLEGPYSDLRIRAQRFNSQSSPLWAEEGVFFASLQQIGPNYALRIISDGDHGAIVLYSDVRDLNGEGLYLKLINGDGELGVTKNLPPPIDSNSTEAPLLGITSISPNPTTGIADIEFIVPVKGTVSLVIYNAIGEIVLIQHKELVQRDVATSVSIDLTSQSSGTFYCRLTGPYIDETQMLILQK
- a CDS encoding T9SS type A sorting domain-containing protein, encoding MILILILDVVVIHAQWSTDPWKSTIISNTGINQSNQILANLVGGSILVAWSKDNSNGYDIYAQGVDRNGVALWKINGVEVCVLKSNNVPSAVIPDTIEGAFIFWSDTRTGVSDIYMQRLDKYGLPHFVKNGIPVFDSAAHRDYLRAIPDGAGGTMIVWQEYTRTLRTIRAQHLNADGRVLWAQSSVIAVRDVLSQAAVTGMVDDGSGGLIVCWREAVPNRYHKFYAQRIDSIGRIRWDSSSVTVSNLDVGIVEGTNEFQLVEMAKDETYGAYFAFQEVRKGRRRIYLQHVDSSGTITLGNYGRLISDTNLLCTLTDVVANGRGQVFLSWWFQPNAVDSKIQSVLQLFGKDGSGLWPEPVILPPVSTATSYVRYVSDDSGGVIAFWLQVQDGQAKVYSQRFNSDGSRRWEEEGRFFAAIQQNPLYFFFLPQIISDGSHGAVMAYVDVPGSQKKELRIQHINEDGVLGVPKNPPPTPVDSDSMESPIVGIRSISPNPSTGILDLEFVVPVRGTVTVTVYNAIGEVVAVPFQEFVQRDIATTISIDLSAQSSGAFFCRLTGPYINESKMFIVQH
- the ade gene encoding adenine deaminase — its product is MEDVALPCPGPPYHRGLDLDLLQCQAPSTTTRTCCTRCWYCCVSRTRTEKQNVAIQIAIDGLIVDLHQRKTYPGVVEFIDGVITAIREDPSARTDRYIMPGFVDAHVHVESSMLIPSEFARLAVVHGTVATVSDPHEIGNVCGVEGVRYMLENGARVPFTFAFGAPSCVPATTFETAGAEITASDIRELFKDERVRYLSEMMNWPGVLYNHPVVMEKLAVARECGRVIDGHAPGLRGEQAAAYAAHGISTDHECFTLEEAIDKVAAGMKILIREGSAARNFDALHPIIKLHPERVMFCSDDMHPDSLVLGHINLLVARSVALGYDIYDVLRAACVHPVEHYGLPVGLLRVGDSADLIVVEDLTAFSVHQTWVKGRCVAEHGTTAIDHVEERIINQFSCDPITADQIATDHLGKEVRVIVAHDGQLVTSEEHHVLPSNDVLKIVVVNRYTNAPPAIAYIKNIGLTSGAIASSVAHDSHNIVAVGCSDVEIVDAVNAIIASRGGVCVTADGKTDLLPLPVAGLMSNLDGYDVARTYAALDSRAKALGSQLRAPFMTISFMALLVIPQLKLSDKGLFDGGMFTFVDPLLPS